From Paenibacillus physcomitrellae, the proteins below share one genomic window:
- a CDS encoding ABC transporter substrate-binding protein, producing MRKSTILLASLMLAGSILLSACSSNNEASNASNAGSNAVASNSGSNSSSNAAGVQGDDLSIEASDMTKLPQLAQNRTDTIIVGLTDPSGSFTPYFQQSGYDGNVSSLLYTPLVTQDEKGLPKAGLAEKWEVSEDQLTYTYHLRKDLKFTDGSPLTADDVAFTWTILNDPSYDGDSLIPSIGIKGAADYKAGKATTISGIKVIDPQTVSVTLEKPNATALELLGSDVLSKAYYGKDYKYGNLNYMKDLSSKPLGTGPYKLEKFIPGQEVRMVANENYFAGKPKTEHFIYKTSDGDTWQYLETGEVDYASFSATQENIDKLKSMGFVNLATYTPSNYGYLQVNLEHSQMSDKNVRQAIAYGLDRQSIYVDANQGAGSVANIPAAAISWSYTEDGINPYKYDPDKANQLLDEAGWTVGSDGIREKDGKKLTVHFLGFKNAQNDIFISLATENFKAIGIDFQPEIFADFNAMVAKVEGGDYDLAAFSTSLLNDPSDGVAQFVDGELKGYDNPQVKELYNKALATSDIEERKTIYAELYKLLNDELPVIFTNYKKQVYAYNGRIENFKMDPILGLSPNVNNWTLK from the coding sequence ATGAGAAAAAGTACGATTTTGTTAGCTTCATTAATGCTTGCCGGATCGATTCTGCTGTCCGCATGCTCCAGCAATAACGAGGCTTCTAACGCTTCGAACGCCGGCTCTAATGCAGTCGCAAGCAATTCCGGAAGCAATTCGTCTTCGAACGCCGCAGGCGTGCAGGGCGACGATCTGTCCATCGAGGCGAGCGATATGACCAAACTGCCGCAGCTTGCCCAGAACCGTACGGATACCATCATTGTAGGACTTACAGATCCAAGCGGATCGTTTACGCCATATTTCCAACAAAGCGGTTATGACGGCAACGTTTCTTCTCTGCTTTATACACCGCTGGTTACCCAGGACGAAAAAGGACTGCCTAAAGCAGGTCTGGCCGAGAAATGGGAGGTTTCCGAAGATCAGCTGACTTATACCTATCATCTACGCAAGGATCTGAAATTCACCGATGGTTCGCCGCTGACGGCAGACGATGTGGCTTTTACCTGGACGATTCTCAATGATCCTTCCTATGACGGGGACTCGCTGATTCCTTCGATCGGAATCAAGGGAGCAGCCGACTACAAAGCCGGGAAAGCAACAACGATCTCCGGGATCAAGGTGATTGATCCGCAGACGGTCTCGGTTACATTGGAGAAACCGAACGCAACCGCTCTGGAGCTGCTGGGCTCGGATGTGCTGTCCAAAGCCTATTACGGCAAAGACTACAAATACGGTAACCTTAATTATATGAAAGACTTGTCCTCGAAACCGCTCGGCACAGGCCCTTATAAATTAGAGAAGTTTATTCCGGGTCAAGAAGTCCGGATGGTTGCCAACGAAAACTATTTTGCAGGCAAACCAAAGACAGAGCATTTCATTTATAAAACCTCTGACGGCGATACCTGGCAGTACCTTGAAACCGGCGAAGTCGACTATGCTTCCTTCAGTGCTACTCAGGAGAACATCGACAAGCTGAAAAGCATGGGTTTTGTCAACCTCGCGACTTATACACCAAGCAACTACGGCTACCTGCAGGTTAACCTGGAGCATTCGCAAATGAGCGACAAAAATGTCCGTCAGGCTATCGCTTATGGTCTTGATCGTCAGAGCATCTATGTAGATGCCAACCAAGGCGCAGGTTCTGTTGCGAACATCCCGGCAGCCGCCATTTCCTGGTCTTATACGGAAGACGGCATCAACCCGTACAAATACGATCCGGACAAAGCCAACCAGCTGCTGGATGAAGCCGGCTGGACTGTAGGCTCTGACGGTATCCGTGAGAAAGACGGCAAGAAGCTGACGGTTCATTTCCTTGGTTTCAAGAACGCGCAGAATGATATCTTTATCTCGCTAGCTACCGAGAACTTCAAAGCAATCGGCATCGACTTCCAGCCGGAAATTTTCGCTGACTTTAACGCAATGGTAGCCAAAGTCGAAGGCGGAGATTACGATCTGGCCGCGTTCTCCACTTCGCTGCTGAACGATCCTTCCGACGGCGTCGCTCAATTTGTGGACGGTGAACTGAAAGGCTATGACAACCCGCAGGTGAAAGAGCTTTACAACAAAGCTTTGGCCACAAGCGACATCGAAGAGCGAAAGACGATTTATGCCGAGCTGTATAAACTGTTGAACGACGAGCTTCCGGTTATTTTCACGAACTATAAGAAACAAGTTTACGCGTACAACGGACGCATCGAGAACTTTAAGATGGATCCGATCCTTGGACTTTCTCCAAACGTAAACAATTGGACTCTGAAATAA
- a CDS encoding ABC-2 transporter permease, protein MYNLVMKDLKLGVNPWFLVLPLFTGALMFVPGWVYFIVPLYFCFITVPNMFGGFKSQNDLVFSTIMPVTKKDIVKARITVVVILELLHLLVAMIFSLFTLRLYPNLTYYFFAPHTGFWGLCFIMLGIFNIVFLPMYYKTAYKYGAATVVSITAAILFAGAAQWAGISSPWMNGIFYGSGTNHTLQQLSILALGIVIFIAFTLIAYRIAVKRFLKVEIL, encoded by the coding sequence ATGTATAATTTGGTGATGAAAGATTTGAAATTAGGCGTAAATCCCTGGTTCCTTGTATTGCCTTTATTTACGGGGGCCTTGATGTTTGTTCCCGGTTGGGTTTATTTTATCGTCCCGCTTTATTTCTGCTTCATAACGGTGCCGAATATGTTTGGCGGATTTAAAAGTCAGAACGACTTGGTGTTTAGTACAATTATGCCCGTGACCAAAAAAGACATCGTAAAAGCCAGAATCACCGTTGTTGTCATTCTGGAGCTCTTGCATCTGCTTGTTGCCATGATCTTCAGCCTGTTTACGCTTCGGTTATACCCGAATCTCACTTATTATTTCTTTGCGCCGCACACGGGGTTTTGGGGATTATGTTTCATCATGCTTGGGATCTTCAACATCGTATTTCTGCCCATGTATTACAAAACGGCCTATAAGTATGGAGCGGCAACCGTTGTATCCATTACGGCCGCCATCCTTTTTGCCGGAGCTGCCCAATGGGCCGGAATAAGCAGTCCGTGGATGAACGGTATTTTTTATGGCTCCGGTACAAATCATACGTTGCAGCAGCTCTCCATACTGGCCCTAGGCATTGTCATTTTTATTGCTTTCACTCTGATTGCTTACCGGATTGCGGTGAAACGATTCCTAAAAGTGGAGATATTATGA
- a CDS encoding AAA family ATPase — MSKLVFFLGPAGAGKTSLAKALCARRKAAFFDMDVLLRPAANALMSMKGLDPADRDSSAYKELCRDLGYRITMDAALDNVVLDTDVFVVGPFTQETAMESWIEDELQRIGRTLAEVEVKVVLVRLADESLYRSRIEARRSPLDAWKLTHWDEFRHSLGPRSLAWPIPESSVLELDNSEPDMHLALETLERFIYGE, encoded by the coding sequence ATGAGCAAACTGGTATTTTTTCTGGGCCCTGCCGGCGCCGGAAAAACATCGCTGGCCAAGGCGCTTTGCGCCCGCCGCAAGGCGGCTTTTTTTGATATGGACGTTCTGCTTAGACCCGCGGCGAACGCCCTCATGAGCATGAAGGGTTTAGATCCGGCTGACCGGGACTCCTCGGCTTATAAAGAACTATGCCGTGATCTCGGTTACCGAATTACCATGGACGCGGCACTGGACAATGTAGTGCTGGATACAGATGTGTTTGTTGTCGGTCCCTTCACCCAGGAGACGGCAATGGAAAGCTGGATTGAAGATGAACTCCAGCGCATCGGCCGGACGCTGGCGGAGGTAGAAGTCAAAGTCGTTCTCGTAAGACTGGCGGACGAATCCCTGTACCGCTCAAGAATAGAAGCTCGCCGTTCTCCGCTTGACGCCTGGAAGTTGACACATTGGGACGAATTCAGACATTCACTGGGCCCTCGCAGTTTGGCCTGGCCAATACCTGAATCCAGTGTCCTTGAGCTCGACAACTCGGAACCGGACATGCATTTGGCCCTCGAGACTCTGGAGAGATTTATTTATGGCGAATAA
- a CDS encoding winged helix-turn-helix domain-containing protein: protein MNEVLNVDLQFKPKFEFISSLHSYICRKSHRKIDLTPHWAEEIKQRITPDFAAMLDELEINADWKLAYLLIVMSEHTDTPQDVIAWLEGLTPGNLYEWFAPYGGQFPEHMGNFQSQMIKVFTEWNRQYFEACSPAVHEALEQHLAERTAERTKMNTAEFIDDTTGGFVFESTGGADTLLLVPQYHFQPVNLIYHFGSILFCHYTSRIDLNDEDFMSMHDYRVLRSLAEKSRLKILRYLQNGPKPFIEIVRELKLSKGITHDHISKLRSAGLIYAHFQGENLTSYSTRMKGLAQMQDKLVDFITQ, encoded by the coding sequence GTGAACGAAGTTCTGAATGTAGATCTGCAATTTAAACCGAAATTTGAATTTATAAGCAGCTTACATAGCTATATTTGCCGGAAATCACACCGGAAAATCGACCTCACTCCCCATTGGGCCGAGGAGATCAAGCAGCGGATAACGCCTGACTTCGCCGCAATGCTGGACGAGTTGGAGATTAACGCCGACTGGAAGCTGGCCTATCTGCTGATTGTCATGTCCGAGCATACGGACACTCCGCAAGACGTGATCGCCTGGCTGGAGGGACTGACGCCGGGCAACCTGTACGAATGGTTTGCTCCTTATGGCGGTCAGTTCCCGGAACATATGGGGAATTTCCAATCCCAAATGATTAAGGTATTTACCGAATGGAACCGTCAATATTTTGAGGCGTGTAGTCCGGCCGTCCATGAGGCCCTTGAGCAGCATCTGGCTGAACGGACGGCCGAACGAACGAAGATGAATACGGCAGAATTTATTGATGATACGACGGGCGGATTTGTTTTTGAGTCTACGGGCGGGGCGGATACGCTGCTTCTGGTGCCGCAATATCACTTTCAGCCTGTCAATTTGATCTACCATTTTGGTTCCATTCTGTTCTGCCATTATACCTCGCGGATCGATCTCAACGATGAGGATTTTATGTCTATGCATGATTATCGGGTTCTCCGAAGCCTTGCGGAGAAAAGCCGCCTGAAGATTCTGCGTTATTTGCAGAACGGTCCCAAACCTTTTATCGAAATTGTTCGCGAATTGAAATTGTCGAAAGGCATTACTCATGACCATATTTCCAAGCTGCGCAGTGCCGGATTGATTTATGCTCATTTTCAGGGCGAGAACTTGACCAGCTACAGCACTCGGATGAAGGGACTGGCTCAGATGCAGGACAAGCTGGTGGACTTTATCACGCAATAA
- a CDS encoding GntR family transcriptional regulator produces MNVTILNTSEKPIYQQIYEQISAQILKGELESGYCLPPIRQAALELRVSVITVKKAWEELERIGLINTVTGKGCFVAEFTAEEMSRIRSEMILKQMESDALYYKSFGVTLDEMIEMLKKIY; encoded by the coding sequence ATGAACGTAACGATTTTGAATACATCCGAGAAACCGATCTATCAGCAGATTTATGAACAGATCAGCGCTCAAATCCTGAAAGGCGAGTTGGAAAGCGGTTATTGCTTACCGCCCATTCGGCAGGCGGCGCTGGAGCTTAGAGTCAGCGTCATCACCGTAAAGAAAGCCTGGGAAGAACTCGAACGAATAGGTTTGATCAATACGGTAACGGGGAAAGGATGTTTTGTAGCAGAATTTACCGCGGAAGAGATGTCGCGAATACGCAGCGAAATGATTCTGAAGCAAATGGAAAGCGACGCCTTGTACTACAAATCCTTTGGCGTCACCCTGGATGAAATGATTGAGATGTTGAAGAAGATTTATTGA
- a CDS encoding MFS transporter, protein MSQAAAAPRKTYQDDPNIQRRRWIILIVMNLFTFMSTLDGSIVNIALPVISKTLNLPVAQTEWVVTSYLMTICAAILFFGKLGDIIGKIKIFKIGMVIFIIGSALCGLSHSLPFLIASRLIQAVGASMTMANSQGIVTDIFPSTERGRALGLVGTFVSLGSIAGPSLGGVIISALGWEYIFWVNLPIGIIAFIFGIRVLPKDYTKLKVKIDSQGSLLFTLFIVALFSGLLLGQQYGYGDMKIVAALIVAVVTLGVFLWVESRKENPLLQLTMFKNPLFSLSITCGFLVFVGNFCYNIIAPFYAQSILNLSPFHAGFLLMLFPIMMVIVAPLSGALSDKIGSELLTFVGLVVTVIAQVGLANLHEGSPIALVGLWIAMLGLGNGVFQSPNNSLVMSRIPKTQLGIAGSINSLIRNVGMVVGITVATTTLFGVMSSEAGHRVTGLIPGQPDIFIAGMHVVFMTSACISTAAALLTGLRLWSSRRGQRLRTKQA, encoded by the coding sequence ATGAGTCAAGCGGCAGCCGCCCCCAGGAAAACTTATCAGGACGATCCGAACATACAGAGAAGACGCTGGATTATCCTGATCGTCATGAATTTGTTTACCTTCATGTCCACGCTCGACGGGAGTATCGTCAACATCGCGCTTCCGGTCATTTCCAAAACGCTGAACCTGCCGGTAGCGCAAACGGAATGGGTGGTCACCAGCTACCTGATGACGATCTGCGCGGCGATTTTATTTTTCGGCAAACTGGGAGACATCATCGGTAAAATCAAAATTTTCAAAATCGGAATGGTGATCTTCATTATTGGTTCCGCTTTATGCGGGTTAAGCCACAGTCTCCCCTTCCTCATCGCCTCCCGCCTGATTCAGGCCGTAGGAGCCTCGATGACCATGGCGAACAGCCAGGGAATTGTTACTGATATTTTCCCGAGCACCGAACGGGGCAGAGCACTGGGCCTGGTCGGCACTTTTGTTTCGCTGGGCAGTATCGCCGGTCCAAGTCTGGGTGGGGTGATCATCTCGGCGCTGGGCTGGGAATATATTTTCTGGGTCAACCTGCCGATCGGAATTATTGCTTTTATCTTCGGAATCCGGGTCCTGCCTAAGGACTATACGAAGCTGAAGGTAAAAATCGACAGCCAAGGCAGTCTCTTGTTTACCTTATTTATAGTGGCATTGTTCTCCGGCCTGCTGCTGGGTCAGCAATATGGTTATGGAGATATGAAGATCGTGGCGGCTTTGATTGTGGCCGTTGTGACTCTGGGTGTTTTTCTCTGGGTCGAATCACGGAAGGAAAATCCTCTGCTCCAGCTGACCATGTTTAAGAATCCGTTGTTTTCTTTAAGCATTACCTGCGGATTTCTAGTTTTCGTGGGCAATTTCTGCTACAACATCATTGCGCCTTTTTACGCGCAGAGCATCTTGAACCTGTCACCGTTTCATGCCGGGTTCCTGCTGATGCTGTTCCCGATCATGATGGTGATCGTAGCTCCGCTGAGCGGCGCCTTATCGGACAAAATCGGTTCCGAGCTGCTGACCTTCGTGGGTCTGGTCGTAACCGTCATCGCACAGGTAGGCCTGGCTAATCTGCATGAAGGAAGCCCGATTGCGCTTGTCGGCTTATGGATCGCCATGCTGGGCTTGGGTAACGGCGTCTTTCAGTCGCCGAACAACTCGCTGGTCATGTCGCGGATTCCCAAAACTCAGCTTGGGATCGCTGGCAGCATCAACTCCCTGATCCGAAACGTCGGGATGGTGGTGGGCATTACGGTAGCTACCACAACCCTGTTCGGCGTGATGAGCTCGGAAGCGGGGCACCGCGTTACCGGGCTGATTCCAGGGCAACCGGACATCTTTATTGCAGGCATGCATGTCGTCTTCATGACCTCTGCCTGCATCAGCACCGCCGCTGCCCTGCTGACCGGGCTCCGCCTTTGGTCCTCCAGACGCGGGCAGCGGCTGAGAACCAAGCAGGCCTGA
- a CDS encoding cell wall hydrolase gives MAVVNANSEDVKLLARLMRAEAEGDLDPGMLMVGNVGINRILANCLDFKGIRTMDQMVFQSPGGYESTQKGYFYQRARERDIRLAQRAINGERTWPASNALWFFRPAGDCPATWYNQQNVGRYKAHCFFAPAAGECPAVY, from the coding sequence TTGGCGGTTGTAAATGCAAATTCGGAAGACGTTAAGCTGCTGGCCCGCCTGATGCGGGCGGAAGCGGAAGGGGATCTTGATCCGGGCATGCTGATGGTCGGAAATGTAGGTATTAACCGCATTCTAGCCAACTGCCTGGATTTCAAGGGCATCCGGACCATGGACCAGATGGTATTCCAATCGCCCGGCGGATACGAATCAACACAGAAGGGCTATTTCTACCAGAGAGCCCGCGAAAGGGATATCCGTTTGGCACAGCGCGCGATCAACGGAGAAAGAACGTGGCCGGCCAGCAATGCTTTATGGTTTTTCCGTCCGGCTGGGGATTGTCCGGCAACCTGGTATAACCAGCAGAACGTCGGCAGATACAAAGCCCACTGCTTTTTTGCTCCGGCGGCAGGGGAATGTCCGGCAGTCTATTAA
- the gerQ gene encoding spore coat protein GerQ has protein sequence MFNPNYRASYTFGGTQTAMPNQAAGTQAAMPNQMGGTQAAMPMQMGGTGTPPSLSGNQMTQGGAVVVSPTPTYEQSYIENIFRMNLGKLGTFYMTYENNSQWNAKIFQGILEAAGRDHIIISDPKTGQRIVMLMVNFDYATFDQPLNYTYPGVIGNPPTATRRG, from the coding sequence ATGTTTAACCCGAATTACCGCGCTTCCTATACGTTTGGAGGCACTCAGACGGCTATGCCTAACCAAGCAGCAGGTACTCAGGCTGCTATGCCTAACCAAATGGGAGGTACTCAGGCGGCTATGCCTATGCAGATGGGAGGCACCGGCACGCCGCCGTCGCTGAGCGGCAACCAGATGACTCAAGGAGGAGCGGTGGTTGTATCGCCTACACCTACTTACGAGCAGTCTTATATTGAGAACATTTTCCGCATGAACCTCGGCAAACTCGGCACCTTCTATATGACGTATGAGAACAACAGCCAATGGAATGCGAAAATTTTCCAAGGCATACTGGAAGCGGCTGGACGTGACCATATCATTATCAGCGACCCTAAAACTGGCCAGCGTATCGTAATGCTTATGGTGAATTTTGACTATGCCACTTTTGATCAACCGCTTAACTATACTTATCCGGGTGTGATCGGCAATCCGCCTACCGCAACAAGACGGGGCTAA
- a CDS encoding ABC transporter permease: MSSYLTKRITYMILILLAASLLIFCLYAFTPGDFISGNMKLSPERKAELREIYGLNKPVLERYIIWMKNAFHGDFGYSLAQQRPVLTLFNDYIWNSFLLAVVSTFFTWFIAVVIGVVAAYKLYSWFDSLIMVLIFACMSLPSFFIGLLLIKMLAVDLKWLPPGGMITTGSNATGMAYVSEVIHHMTLPVIVMTLLGLGSLTRYFRSNMIDVIQQDYIRTARAKGLKERKVLFVHALRNALLPAITLIGFELPGLFGGSLIIEKIFNWPGIGQLYMSSFSTRDYPLLMGFTMLIAILTVIGTLLSDLLYKIADPRVKL, translated from the coding sequence ATGAGTAGTTATCTTACGAAACGTATTACGTATATGATATTGATTTTACTTGCGGCCTCGCTGCTCATTTTTTGCCTGTATGCCTTCACACCTGGTGATTTCATCAGCGGCAATATGAAGCTTAGTCCTGAACGCAAAGCGGAGCTTAGAGAGATTTACGGACTGAACAAACCGGTTCTGGAGCGGTACATCATCTGGATGAAAAATGCCTTCCACGGCGACTTCGGATATTCCCTGGCTCAGCAAAGACCGGTCCTCACTTTGTTTAACGATTACATCTGGAATTCGTTCCTGCTTGCGGTCGTCTCTACTTTCTTCACCTGGTTTATCGCGGTTGTCATCGGCGTTGTCGCTGCTTACAAGCTGTATTCCTGGTTTGATTCGTTGATCATGGTATTAATCTTCGCCTGTATGTCTTTGCCTTCGTTCTTTATCGGGCTGCTGCTGATCAAGATGCTTGCGGTTGACCTAAAATGGCTGCCTCCGGGCGGCATGATTACGACAGGCAGCAATGCGACAGGGATGGCTTATGTCTCGGAGGTTATTCATCATATGACGCTTCCGGTTATCGTTATGACGCTGCTTGGGCTCGGCTCCCTGACCCGTTACTTTAGAAGCAATATGATTGATGTCATTCAGCAGGATTATATCCGGACAGCGCGGGCCAAAGGGCTGAAAGAACGCAAGGTACTGTTTGTTCATGCTTTGCGCAACGCGTTGCTTCCGGCCATTACGCTGATTGGCTTCGAGCTTCCGGGACTGTTCGGGGGTTCCCTGATTATTGAAAAAATCTTCAACTGGCCCGGAATCGGCCAATTGTACATGTCGTCTTTCTCCACCCGCGATTATCCGCTGCTGATGGGATTTACGATGCTGATCGCGATTTTGACGGTGATCGGAACCCTGTTGTCGGATCTGCTGTACAAAATAGCCGACCCGCGCGTGAAATTATAA
- a CDS encoding ABC transporter ATP-binding protein, which translates to MLALDIRKLHKKYSDFQIKDVSFQLEKGYIMGFIGANGAGKTTTIKSILNLIQIDSGEIYVFGKNMAEHELELKQEIGCAFGDIDFYTRSKIKTMTQITKKFYKNWNDETYYNYLQRFKLDENKKIAELSTGMRVKYSLALALSHGAKLLILDEPTSGLDPVSRDDLLDIFQQLIVDGEISILFSTHITSDLEKCADFITFIENGQIIASSEKNDFKDSYRLLSGSEDQLNEVKEQLISYKINSFGFTGLIHTKDLEPFSELKAITPSLEEIMIYFAKKEDVHV; encoded by the coding sequence ATGCTCGCGTTAGACATTCGGAAATTGCACAAAAAATACTCAGACTTTCAGATAAAAGACGTCTCATTTCAGTTGGAGAAGGGTTATATCATGGGGTTTATCGGTGCCAATGGCGCCGGGAAAACAACCACGATAAAATCGATCTTAAACCTGATTCAAATCGATAGCGGCGAGATCTACGTTTTTGGCAAGAATATGGCGGAGCACGAATTGGAACTGAAGCAGGAAATCGGGTGCGCCTTCGGTGATATTGATTTCTATACACGCAGCAAGATAAAAACGATGACCCAAATCACAAAGAAGTTCTATAAGAATTGGAATGACGAAACGTATTATAACTATTTGCAAAGATTCAAATTGGATGAAAACAAAAAAATTGCCGAATTGTCTACAGGAATGAGAGTCAAGTACAGCTTGGCCCTTGCTTTATCCCATGGCGCGAAGCTTCTCATCCTGGATGAACCGACAAGCGGACTCGACCCTGTTTCAAGAGACGATCTGCTCGATATCTTCCAGCAGCTTATCGTTGATGGCGAGATCAGCATTCTGTTCTCCACCCATATTACATCCGACTTGGAGAAATGTGCGGATTTTATAACCTTTATTGAGAATGGGCAAATCATCGCCAGCTCCGAGAAAAACGATTTTAAGGACTCCTATCGTTTGCTCAGCGGCAGCGAGGATCAGCTTAACGAGGTGAAGGAACAGTTGATTTCGTACAAAATAAACTCTTTCGGCTTTACCGGATTGATTCATACCAAAGACCTCGAGCCATTCTCAGAGCTAAAGGCAATCACGCCAAGTCTTGAGGAAATCATGATTTACTTCGCGAAAAAGGAGGATGTGCATGTATAA
- a CDS encoding hemolysin family protein, with the protein MSDPLPSLLHLVFILLLVILNGFFVSAEYAIVKIRGGRIDTLVEEGRKNAAAARSIINHLDGYMSACQLGITLASLGLGWVGQPVVASFLQPLFETFGWKQGWAYGISFIIAFLFIAILHIVLGELAPKTIAVRKAEEVTLLSAKPMKVFYRIMYPLIWVVNGLANRLLGLLHIRPASEQDYLHTEEEIRIMMKESSESGLIDSAEMKLVDNIFDFAATTAREIMIPRTEMICLYMNNSLQDNIDIAVGGMRTRYPLCDTDKDHIIGFIHIKDMIRSDCSDLRELLRPILAVPESISISDLMKRMQKSKTQIAILIDEYGGTSGLVTLEDIMEQIVGEIQDEFDEERPGIEQIEDDVYSIDGLMLIDSINDRFNLEMDSEDYDTIGGWLYARIEVLPPKVGQSAEFGGYLFTVEETDNKRISRVRLLKQQFIPLEEAGA; encoded by the coding sequence TTGAGTGACCCTTTACCGAGTCTTTTACATTTGGTATTCATTTTATTATTGGTGATTTTAAACGGTTTCTTTGTATCGGCCGAATATGCCATCGTCAAAATTCGAGGCGGCCGGATCGATACGCTTGTTGAAGAAGGAAGAAAAAATGCGGCTGCGGCCAGAAGCATTATCAACCATCTCGATGGTTACATGTCCGCCTGTCAGCTGGGGATTACTTTGGCCTCGCTTGGACTGGGCTGGGTCGGACAGCCGGTGGTGGCGTCCTTCTTGCAGCCTTTATTTGAAACGTTCGGCTGGAAGCAGGGCTGGGCGTACGGCATCTCTTTTATCATCGCCTTTCTCTTTATAGCCATTCTGCACATCGTGCTTGGCGAACTGGCACCCAAAACGATTGCGGTGCGCAAAGCCGAAGAAGTTACTTTGCTTTCGGCCAAACCGATGAAGGTTTTCTACAGAATCATGTACCCTTTAATTTGGGTCGTCAATGGTCTTGCCAATAGGCTGCTGGGCCTTCTTCATATCAGACCCGCCAGCGAGCAGGACTATTTGCATACCGAGGAAGAAATCCGGATTATGATGAAGGAAAGCAGCGAAAGCGGTTTGATCGACAGCGCTGAAATGAAGCTGGTTGACAACATCTTTGATTTCGCGGCGACAACGGCGCGGGAGATTATGATCCCTCGTACGGAAATGATCTGTTTGTACATGAATAATTCGCTGCAGGACAATATCGATATCGCTGTGGGCGGCATGCGGACGCGTTATCCTTTGTGCGATACGGACAAAGACCACATTATCGGTTTTATCCATATCAAGGATATGATCCGTTCGGATTGCAGTGATCTCAGGGAGCTGCTTCGTCCCATACTGGCAGTGCCTGAATCGATATCGATCAGCGATCTAATGAAACGCATGCAGAAAAGCAAAACGCAAATCGCAATCCTGATTGATGAATATGGCGGAACATCGGGACTTGTTACGCTGGAAGACATCATGGAGCAAATTGTAGGCGAAATTCAGGATGAGTTTGACGAGGAACGTCCGGGTATTGAGCAAATCGAAGACGACGTTTATTCGATTGACGGGTTGATGCTGATTGATTCGATCAACGACCGGTTCAATCTGGAGATGGATTCAGAGGACTATGATACGATTGGCGGCTGGCTGTATGCGCGCATCGAGGTTCTCCCGCCGAAAGTGGGGCAGAGCGCCGAATTTGGCGGCTACCTGTTTACGGTTGAGGAGACAGACAACAAGAGAATTTCGCGCGTCAGACTGCTCAAACAGCAGTTTATTCCGCTTGAAGAAGCGGGCGCTTGA
- a CDS encoding MarR family winged helix-turn-helix transcriptional regulator, whose product MKQPSIGKLISLISRVNQRKLASQLKAFGIGSGGAHSYLKAILQRPGQSQEQLTSDLKFDKATTTRTVRQLEEAGYIERRTDEKDRRSIRLYPTQKGKEFAPTLQAILDESNSRLTRDLTAAEQRQFVQLLQKVYGSLLDQTEGKE is encoded by the coding sequence GTGAAACAACCATCCATAGGGAAGCTCATTTCCCTGATCAGCCGGGTTAACCAAAGAAAGCTTGCCAGCCAGTTAAAAGCATTCGGTATCGGAAGCGGCGGCGCCCACAGCTATTTAAAAGCCATTCTCCAGCGTCCCGGGCAGAGTCAGGAGCAGCTTACCAGTGATTTAAAATTCGATAAAGCCACGACTACCCGCACGGTCAGACAGCTTGAAGAGGCCGGATATATCGAACGCAGGACCGACGAGAAGGACCGGCGCTCCATCCGGCTGTATCCGACGCAGAAGGGGAAGGAATTTGCCCCGACGCTTCAAGCTATTTTGGATGAATCGAACAGCCGGCTGACCCGGGATTTGACCGCGGCGGAGCAGCGCCAGTTTGTACAGCTTCTTCAGAAGGTATACGGCAGTCTGCTGGATCAAACCGAAGGCAAAGAATAA